From a region of the Theobroma cacao cultivar B97-61/B2 chromosome 8, Criollo_cocoa_genome_V2, whole genome shotgun sequence genome:
- the LOC18592460 gene encoding protein DMR6-LIKE OXYGENASE 2 has product MADTNIASVLTQSPVPKSGTTSVPPKACGVISNDSLLGVDDAIPIIDYSMLTSDDPDQRSQAVKNLGKTCVEYGFFAVMNHAIPDSLINGTMGALMRFFDLAEEKKRKYQSNNYTDKIRWGRGDVHHVSREYFKIAAHPQFHCPTDPDGLREILQEYSKRLREVGINLLRGISKSLGVEEYYIQNAMNLQSGYDFFTANDYPPRVSAPNIIGQFPHNDPGLLILLMQNESGGLQLEHKGKWLNANLNPNWIIVNLADHLEVLTNGKYKSTIHRVIVNNEIRRVTFPLFMGPSLEALVSPAPEFVDDDHRPAYRGMSYKDYLEANQHHIIEGKSCLKQIRL; this is encoded by the exons atgGCTGACACTAACATAGCTTCAGTGCTCACACAATCTCCTGTTCCGAAAAGCGGGACTACCTCCGTCCCTCCAAAGGCATGTGGAGTCATTTCCAATGACTCACTTTTAGGTGTAGATGATGCAATTCCCATTATTGACTACTCCATGCTTACATCTGATGATCCTGATCAACGTTCCCAAGCCGTTAAAAACCTTGGCAAAACCTGCGTCGAATATGGCTTCTTTGCT GTAATGAATCACGCAATACCAGATAGTCTGATTAATGGTACGATGGGGGCGCTTATGAGGTTTTTTGATCTAGCTGAAGAGAAGAAACGCAAGTATCAATCCAACAATTATACTGATAAGATACGGTGGGGAAGAGGGGATGTCCACCATGTTAGCAGGGAGTATTTCAAGATTGCCGCTCATCCTCAGTTCCATTGCCCTACTGACCCCGATGGTTTAAG AGAGATTTTGCAAGAGTATAGCAAAAGATTGAGAGAAGTGGGGATTAATTTACTAAGAGGGATTTCAAAGTCTTTGGGAGTTGAAGAATATTATATACAAAACGCAATGAATTTGCAGTCAGGCTATGATTTCTTCACTGCAAATGACTATCCACCACGTGTTTCTGCTCCAAACATAATTGGTCAATTCCCTCATAATGATCCTGGTCTCCTAATCCTTCTTATGCAAAACGAGAGTGGGGGTCTCCAACTAGAGCACAAGGGGAAATGGCTCAATGCAAATCTTAATCCTAATTGGATTATCGTTAATCTCGCTGATCATCTTGAG GTTTTAACAAATGGTAAATATAAGAGCACCATACATCGCGTGATTGTGAACAATGAAATAAGAAGGGTGACTTTTCCTCTATTTATGGGACCATCACTAGAGGCATTAGTTAGCCCTGCACCTGAATTTGTAGATGATGATCATCGCCCAGCATATCGTGGCATGTCCTACAAAGACTACTTAGAAGCCAACCAGCACCATATCATCGAGGGAAAGTCATGCCTCAAACAGATTCGACTTTAA